A genomic window from Mesorhizobium sp. 131-2-1 includes:
- a CDS encoding 3-methyl-2-oxobutanoate hydroxymethyltransferase: MTAYDLQSAKGSRKWLQLHVDTPAEASAAVACDIVILSCEPDHNLELIRQAAPFAFLSVGMPHGAVASPDEAVRLGFTMMKRGADAVYCSHSPRFIEAMAEEGIPVTGHVGLVPNRATWTNFRAVGRTAEEAFKVLRAAKDIENAGAACIEVEVVPVRLAEHITRSTPLITMGMGCGSACDTQYLFSCDVLGTHAGHYPRHAKRYADFVTLEAELQEKRIAAFRAFGRDVAGGAYPEAKHQVDMDDAAYDRFLTLSQSL, translated from the coding sequence TTGACGGCCTACGATTTGCAGAGCGCCAAGGGCAGCCGGAAATGGCTGCAGCTGCATGTCGACACGCCGGCCGAGGCTTCCGCCGCGGTGGCCTGCGACATCGTCATCCTCTCCTGCGAACCCGACCACAATCTGGAATTGATCCGCCAGGCGGCACCCTTCGCCTTCCTCTCCGTCGGCATGCCGCATGGCGCGGTCGCCTCGCCGGATGAGGCGGTGCGGCTCGGCTTTACCATGATGAAGCGCGGCGCCGATGCGGTCTATTGCTCGCATTCGCCGCGCTTCATCGAGGCTATGGCTGAGGAGGGCATCCCGGTCACCGGCCATGTCGGCCTGGTGCCGAACCGCGCCACCTGGACGAATTTCCGCGCCGTCGGCCGCACGGCGGAAGAGGCCTTCAAGGTCCTGCGCGCGGCAAAGGACATCGAGAATGCCGGGGCCGCCTGCATTGAGGTCGAAGTGGTGCCGGTCAGGCTCGCCGAGCACATCACCCGCTCGACCCCGCTGATCACCATGGGCATGGGCTGCGGCAGCGCATGCGACACGCAGTACCTGTTCTCCTGCGATGTGCTCGGCACCCATGCCGGTCACTATCCGCGCCACGCCAAGCGCTATGCCGACTTCGTCACGCTGGAGGCCGAGCTGCAGGAAAAGCGCATCGCCGCCTTCCGCGCCTTCGGCCGCGACGTTGCCGGAGGCGCCTACCCGGAAGCGAAGCACCAGGTGGACATGGACGATGCCGCCTACGACCGCTTCCTCACTCTCTCTCAATCCCTGTGA
- a CDS encoding LacI family DNA-binding transcriptional regulator, translated as MPKPTFLEIARRAGVGTATVERVLNGRGGVRPATVEKVVAAARSLDYPRRLPEAHRGVIRIEVILVRPDATFFARLSRAFERIAATLDRTIAVHRTFLDESNPAAIAARILDPEMRRAALILAVPDHPLVSAALRKLEAENIPTVQIVTQISGTRSTYVGIDNYAAGRMAGLLMARMQRQPGKVAAVCHSHIYRVHRDRVRGFFDYLIEAGGEFEPVAALFGFDDGDRNAEQLHESLKRWPDLAGLYNAGGANTALNEVLRRHPRGREIFFVGHELTERSTRALRDGTMDVVLDQAPEAQARRAIDLVLAALNLHDLPVDNPPIRFVTFTAENL; from the coding sequence ATTCCAAAACCCACCTTCCTCGAGATCGCCCGCCGCGCCGGCGTCGGCACCGCGACCGTCGAGCGCGTGCTGAACGGCAGGGGCGGGGTGCGCCCGGCGACCGTCGAGAAGGTGGTCGCGGCGGCACGCTCACTCGACTATCCGCGCCGCCTGCCCGAGGCGCATCGCGGCGTCATCCGCATCGAGGTGATCCTGGTCAGGCCGGACGCCACCTTCTTCGCGCGGCTGTCGCGCGCCTTCGAGCGCATCGCCGCGACGCTCGACCGAACCATTGCCGTCCACCGCACCTTCCTCGACGAATCGAACCCGGCGGCGATCGCCGCGCGCATCCTCGATCCGGAGATGCGCCGAGCAGCCCTCATCCTCGCAGTGCCCGACCATCCGCTGGTGAGCGCCGCCTTGCGCAAGCTCGAGGCGGAAAACATCCCGACCGTGCAGATCGTCACCCAGATCTCCGGCACCAGGAGCACCTATGTCGGCATCGACAACTACGCCGCCGGCCGCATGGCCGGCCTGCTGATGGCGCGCATGCAGCGGCAGCCGGGCAAGGTGGCCGCCGTCTGCCACAGCCATATCTACCGCGTCCACCGCGACCGGGTTCGCGGCTTCTTCGACTATCTCATCGAGGCCGGCGGCGAGTTCGAGCCGGTGGCGGCGCTGTTCGGTTTCGACGACGGCGACCGCAACGCCGAGCAACTGCACGAGTCGCTGAAGCGCTGGCCGGACCTTGCCGGCCTCTACAATGCCGGCGGCGCCAACACGGCGCTGAACGAGGTGCTGCGGCGCCACCCGCGCGGCCGCGAAATCTTCTTCGTCGGCCACGAACTAACCGAACGCAGCACGCGCGCCTTGCGCGACGGCACGATGGACGTCGTGCTCGACCAGGCGCCGGAGGCGCAGGCCAGGCGCGCCATCGACCTTGTGCTGGCGGCGCTGAACCTGCACGACCTGCCGGTCGACAACCCGCCGATCCGCTTCGTCACCTTCACCGCCGAGAACCTTTGA
- a CDS encoding class I SAM-dependent methyltransferase, whose translation MLETDKVFAGSVPENYDRHMVPLIFEPYAADLAGRAASLSPGAVLETAAGTGVVTRALAPKLSPATTYVVTDLNQPMLDHAASRQAPDSRITWRQADALGLPFEDAAFDLVCCQFGAMFFPDRTAGYREARRVLKPGGRFLFNVWDRIEENVFADDVTNALAMIFPDDPPRFLARTPHGYHDKALIRRELEDAGFSHVVIETRAEQSRAASPRLPAVAYCQGTLLRNEIVARDAGKLQAATDYAEAMIKDKHGSGAVAAKIQAHVIVAVA comes from the coding sequence ATGCTGGAAACGGACAAAGTGTTTGCCGGCTCTGTTCCGGAAAACTACGACCGCCATATGGTGCCACTGATCTTCGAGCCCTACGCAGCGGACCTAGCAGGGCGGGCAGCGTCCCTGTCGCCCGGCGCGGTTCTGGAAACCGCCGCGGGAACCGGGGTTGTCACCCGCGCACTGGCGCCAAAACTGTCTCCCGCCACCACCTATGTCGTGACCGACCTCAACCAGCCGATGCTCGACCACGCCGCCTCGCGGCAAGCTCCCGACAGCCGCATCACATGGCGCCAGGCGGATGCGCTGGGGCTGCCGTTTGAAGATGCCGCCTTCGATCTCGTCTGCTGCCAGTTCGGCGCGATGTTCTTTCCCGACCGCACGGCCGGCTACCGCGAAGCCAGGCGGGTCCTGAAACCCGGAGGGCGTTTCCTGTTCAACGTCTGGGATCGCATTGAGGAGAATGTCTTTGCCGATGATGTGACCAATGCCCTGGCAATGATTTTCCCGGACGACCCACCGCGATTCCTGGCGCGCACGCCGCACGGCTACCACGACAAGGCGCTGATCCGTCGAGAGCTGGAGGACGCGGGTTTCTCGCACGTGGTGATCGAGACGAGGGCCGAGCAAAGCCGTGCAGCCTCGCCGCGCCTTCCGGCCGTCGCCTATTGCCAGGGAACGCTGCTTCGCAATGAGATCGTGGCCAGGGACGCGGGGAAACTGCAGGCCGCGACCGACTACGCCGAAGCCATGATCAAGGACAAGCACGGCAGCGGCGCGGTTGCCGCCAAGATCCAGGCGCATGTGATTGTGGCTGTGGCGTAG